One segment of Acropora muricata isolate sample 2 chromosome 8, ASM3666990v1, whole genome shotgun sequence DNA contains the following:
- the LOC136927047 gene encoding uncharacterized protein: MALNTEISESLPTLENVSYPRDEESDSKRRDDEAGSEQQEKESVEAAKHPFSEPWEESDLILAVEEETFHVHRQIMSIHSPVFKAMLKSVGIKEDMATEIPLPGKKADEFLDFLKILYLKEKEGIELNKMGHILKLADEYKVEGVHDFCSKILRDFPKSEDNAVKVFFLSTQTLMAREDDRLEPVRSQCKTIVKDMDLVDIQGSGVLKKLNKDACESLLVERIKGLETHVTQVYPQFVGLAEYCLHLGLKCSLPGLVKCPEHFINPKVDTALPERIVSCSHCRKMIDKLVQLSLESEGHEHVYGGEHHFNSDLISIVKNFTTVMRSLQRKTSLGAAQNLSIAGTSPFEAKTHDTSPLCDSKAFTETVKSGSVGLPPPAATPGIQAVPSPIVGNGAYQSSGFQFANVAPGPPTTHVGTSLSGSTIESLRTSGTVTGLGGTPFGSTGLTGHGLFGTETLRSTTSSITLGTGSLFAVSTASTKTVGKGNFGQQTLTTTSASKANYGSFSFSSSGKW, from the exons ATGGCATTGAATACTGAAATTTCAGAGTCACTACCGACATTAGAAAATGTCAGTTATCCGAGGGATGAAGAAAGTGACAGCAAGAGAAGGGATGATGAAGCAG GGTCGGAACAGCAAGAGAAAGAGTCGGTTGAAGCAGCCAAGCATCCTTTCTCTGAACCATGGGAAGAAAGCGACTTGATACTTGCCGTCGAGGAGGAAACGTTTCATGTCCATCGCCAGATAATGAGTATACATTCGCCAGTTTTCAAAGCCATGCTGAAATCGGTTGGCATTAAAGAAGACATGGCGACAGAAATTCCACTTCCGGGGAAGAAAGCCGATGAGTTCTTGGACTTCCTAAAGATTCTCTACTTAAAGGAAAAGGAAGGAATTGAAT TGAACAAGATGGGTCATATCCTAAAATTGGCAGACGAATACAAAGTTGAGGGAGTTCATGATTTTTGTAGTAAGATACTCAGAGATTTCCCCAAATCAGAGGACAACGCAGTGAAGGTCTTCTTCTTGTCAACTCAGACCCTGATGGCGAGAGAGGATGATAGATTAGAACCTGTCCGATCACAATGTAAAACGATTGTTAAGGATATGGATCTCGTTGATATTCAGGGAAGTGGAGTTTTGAAGAAGTTAAACAAGGACGCCTGCGAAAGCCTCCTTGTAGAAAGAATTAAGGGGCTAGAAACCCATGTAACTCAAGTTTATCCACAGTTTGTTGGGTTAGCAGAATATTGCTTGCATTTGGGgttaaaatgttcacttccaggGCTGGTGAAGTGTCCAGAACATTTCATCAACCCGAAAGTGGATACTGCACTTCCGGAGCGGATCGTTAGCTGTTCGCATTGTAGGAAAATGATCGACAAACTGGTACAATTGTCACTCGAATCCGAGGGACATGAGCATGTTTATGGCGGAGAACATCACTTTAATTCTGATCTGATATCCATCGTGAAGAATTTTACAACCGTAATGCGTAGTTTGCAACGGAAAACAAGCCTTGGAGCTGCCCAAAATCTTTCAATTGCAGGCACTTCACCGTTCGAAGCCAAAACCCATGATACATCACCACTTTGCGACTCTAAAGCCTTTACAGAAACAGTGAAATCAGGAAGTGTCGGTTTGCCACCCCCTGCAGCAACGCCAGGTATTCAAGCCGTTCCCTCTCCAATCGTTGGTAACGGAGCCTATCAGTCTTCTGGGTTTCAATTTGCGAATGTAGCACCTGGACCTCCCACAACTCATGTTGGAACATCCCTCTCCGGATCTACAATTGAAAGCCTGAGAACATCTGGAACCGTGACAGGCCTAGGAGGTACGCCTTTTGGATCTACAGGCCTTACTGGCCATGGATTGTTCGGAACAGAAACTTTACGATCTACAACCAGTTCTATAACGTTAGGAACAGGAAGTTTGTTTGCTGTATCTACAGCCAGTACTAAAACGGTGGGAAAAGGGAATTTCGGTCAGCAAACCTTAACGACCACTTCTGCTTCAAAAGCCAATTATGGTTCCTTCTCGTTTAGCAGCTCCGGTAAATGGTAA